The genomic stretch CTTCCTTGATGACCAGGCTTTTGATGATCAGATAACTGGATTTGATGCCCAGTAACTTCCCACAGTCTTCATAAGTGAGTTCTGCATTTTTCTCCAAAGCATCCAGGATGATTTGTTCTCGGTCATCTATCGGAAACTCAGAAGTCTCCGGGTCAAATTTCGGGTTTAATTGGACTTTACTTTCACTGCTCAGTTTTAGGCCTGAAGGGAGTGCCGCATTCATGACTTCTCCGATCTGACAACAGTAATATTCAGCCATCCAAAACCAAAATTTGATTTGCAGGGGATTAACGACTGGTTGATCATCCAGCACTTCTAATATTGCCTTGGTCTGATAATCTTTAGGTGGTTTTTGATGGACTTTTCCTATGACTCCCGTGAGGACTTTTTTTCGTCCAAATTGCACGATCACCCGATGCCCAATGCCGATGGATTTTTCCATTGACCTAGGGACGCGATAGGTGAACATCCGGGGAATGGGTACAGGAAGGATCACATCAGCAAAAGTAGATGGATCGGTGGTTTCGTCATGCGGTATACTATCTCCAAAAAGGTCTTCCAAGGTAATCAGTTGAGTTTTGGGAATTGGTCAATTGCTTCTGCTACCGTCGCAACAGGGCGAAGGCAGGTTTTGTCAAAACAAACGTAAATTAACGCATTTCCATTTTGATCTGCTACTTTATCCGCTAAAAGGGGTACGTCTTTTGTTTTGGTTTCTGATACAGCGATTACTTTTAGGGCAGGAGTAGCTTGTTGTATTTCCAATGCGAGGGACTTGGCACCCCGACCTACGATGGCTACTTCCGGGGTGCCCAGAAATTCCGATAGATAGAGATTTGCCCATTGGCTAAGGAATGCCGGATCCGAAAGTAACAATGTGCGCATCAGCCCCAGTAATTGCTGCGCCAGTTTGAGGTAATGGTCCTCGTGATAATACCTGCCCAGCTGATGGAGGTTGTTGGCCATCAGGGCGTTCGATGAAGGGATCACATTGTCAAAGATCTCCTTTTTATTTGCAATGAGTGTCTCGGAATCCGGGTTGTTGAAATAGAAAAGGCCATCCTCCTCATCGTAGAAATGTTCCAGTACAAATTCCGTTAGGCTCTTGGCTTTATGAAGCCAATGACTATCGCCAGTTAGTGGATAAAGATGGATAAATCCCTGTATGACTGCGGCATAGTCTTCCAGGAATGCCGGTGTGTATGCTTTTCCGCCTTTGTAGGAGCGGTAGAGTTGATTGCCTTGAAGCATGTGTTCCGCTATAAAAGCCCCGTTTTTGATGGCCAGGGATTTTGCCAGCGGGTTAGTTGTGGCCCAATACGCTTGAGCCAATCCTGCTAGGGTCAGGCCGTTCCAACCGGAAATGACCTTGTCATCCAGGCCAGGAGGTGTGCGAAGGTTTCGAATTTTAAGCAGCCTTTCCTTGGTCTGTCGTATCTTTTTTGACAATTGATCCATAGAGAAGCCGTACTTTTGGGCGATTTCTGCATAAGGGCTGGTCTGGAACAGGATATTGAGACCTTTTTCCCAGTTCCCTTTTACAGTGATGTTGTAACAATCATAAAACCAAGCATCGTCATCGTCGAGTATACTTTCCAGCTCATCGTAGGTCCAAGTGTAAAACTTGCCCTCTTCTCCTTCACTATCGGCGTCCAGGGCAGCGTAAAAACCTCCTTCTTCCTGATGCATTTCTGTCTGGAGCCATTGAATGGTCTCGTTTATTTTTTCCTTATATAATGCTTCACCGGTGAGCTGAAAAGCTTTGGCGTAAAGTGACAGCAACTGGCCATTGTCGTAGAGCATTTTTTCGAAGTGGGGAGCAAACCACTCACCATCCACTGAGTACCGGGAAAAACCCCCTCTGAGGTGATCGTAGATGCCGCCCATGCCCATTTTGCTTAGAGTAAAGAGTACATTGTCTTTTAATGCAGCGTCTCCTTTTAAGGTGGCATAACGCAGTACAAAATCCCAAACGGCTGGCATGGGGAATTTTGGAGAGCGGTTAAATCCGCCCCATTGAGAATCCATTTGACTGGCTATTTTTTGTGCCATATGGGTGAGGTCTTCGGAGGTTAGCTTGCTGCTATCATCAGAGAGGCGGTATTTTTCCCTTTCTTTTAGCTTGATACTGTTCCCAAATCCCTCAGCACTTTTTGCTAATTCATCAAAATGTTTTTCATAAGCCTCTGCGATATTTTGAAGCAGTCCTTTCCAGTTGGCATTGGGGAAGTAGGTACCACCATAAAATGGCTTTTGGTTAGGCATTAGAAAGACATTGAGCGGCCATCCTCCTTGCAGCCCCATAGATTGGACTGCATCCATGTAGATGTTGTCGAGATCAGGACGCTCCTCTCGATCGATTTTGATGCACACAAAGTGCTCGTTCATGATCGCGGCAGTCGCTTCATCCTCAAAGCTCTCATGCTCCATTACATGGCACCAGTGGCAGGCAGAGTAGCCTATGGAGACGATGATGGGCTTGTTTTCCTGCTTTGCCTTATCCAGTGGTTCTGGTCCCCAAGGGTACCACTGGACAGGGTTATAGGCATGCTGGAGCAAGTAAGGGCTTTGGCTGTAAATGAGCTGATTGGCTTTCTGGGACATGGAAATGTGGGTTTGTTAAAAAGATAAAAGCTGGTCATTTACCTGCTTGATCTCTTTGGTGAAATCAAATTCAGCGGGCATTTGTTCCATTTTTCTTAGAAGATTTTGAAGGAATTTTTGGTGCGCTGCACTGGATGGGTTAAATGGCCTGTGTGCCAAGGCCTTTTTGATGTCCATGATGTTTTCGGCTTGTTTCCGGGCTGCGGGGGAAAGGTAGCTATGGGAGAATTTCTCCCAGATATATACCTCCGCTTGTGTGGATGGATGGATGAGGTCGTCTTTATAAAAACGATAATCCCTGAGTTCGTCCATCATGATTTCATAGCTGGGAAAATAACAAAGGTTTTCATGCACATTGACCAGTTCGTCACAGGCTACCCTTAAGATGGATTTGCTGAGTTGATTTTCGGGAATGCCATCCTTGGTATGCCGCACCGGACTGACGGTCAATACAATGTTTAGATCAGGGTTCATTTCTTTTAACCTATGGTGAGTTCTGGAAAAGGCCTTTTTTATTTCATCCACGCTAAGTGTCTTTTTTTTGAATTCCTTAGCTGGCTGCTTATGACAGTTGGATACGATCATGCCAGACGACCGGTGCTCATAGACATTAGCGGTGCCAAAAGTAATGACGAGCAAAGATGCGGTGGATAACATTTCTTTCGTAACGCGACATTGTGCTTCCAAGAAGCTTTTTAGTTCGTCTTTAGTGTTTCCAGAGATGGATGAATGACAAGAATAATGCAAGTGTCTGGCGTCATGTTCCAAAAAAAGTGCCTCAGGAAAGTTTGGTTCTCCCAGAGCGATATCGATGAGCTGGAGTAGTGACAAGGGATTAAATAGTGTGCCAAAAGGATTGTCCAGTACCTTGAATTTCCGCTCCTTTAGTTTTTGTCCAATGACTGTGGAAAAGCATGACCCAATAGTCATCACCGAAGATGAATGATCTATCGGGCAGGGATGAAATGGAATGTCAAAATTGGTTTGTAACTGCATAGAACGAAATTAGCGAAATTGTGCCAATGATCGAGCAATAGGTCGTTGATCAGTGAAGTTTTATGTGTATGTTTATAAAAAGTTATTTTTGTTATTGATTTAGTGAAAATAAATTAGGTTCGTTGATAGTTTGTTTTCAGAAGGCTATTTTTAGTGAATAAAAGGAAGAGATTTTTAAACAAACCATATTGACCATGAAAACACTTACTTTAGAGAAAACCGTAGAAGCAACCGTTGAAAAATTGCAAAGGCTTAAAATCCAAGATCAACTGATAGCAGAGCTACAGTGGTGTTTGGGGAGTTTTCGAAACGATCAGAATCCTGCTGGGCTGATTGAGAAGAGTTCCGTAGCACTGGAAGCCCTGAGAGCTGAAAAGGAAAGGAACAGTAGGGCCGTTTCCAAGAAGCTGATCGAAGACTTGGAGAAGGTCGCTTCGGCCTGATTTATTTGAAGTGGTAAAAAAAGCTGATTTTACGCATTGCTACCAAAAATAAGAATACTCAGCGAATTGCTTTGTTTCGGGCAATAATCGGTATATAAAATCCGTGTAATCCGTGAATTTTCTTCCCAAGGAGCTTGATTGATTTCCAGTACTATTCCGGATAATCAAAAAAAACAGGGCTATCCGCCTAAGGAGGATAGCCCTAAATATTGATCTCTAAATCGAAATGCAGGCTTATTCAGCTACTACTTCGAATTTAACCTCAGTTTTTACTTCTCTGTGAAGATCTACTTCAGCTACATATTCACCGGCACCGGTTACAGGCGTGCTGATAGCGATTTTCTTTCTATCTACTTCCACCCCTTTTTCTGCAAGGGAATCGGAGATTTGAAGGGTAGTTACTTTACCGAAGATTTTTCCTGAGTCGCCGATTTTGGCTTTGATTTCCAGTTTGATACCTTCGATCTTGGCCGCTAGCTCTTCAGCTGCAGTTTTGATTTTTTCTGCTTTGTGAGCTGCCTGCTTGATGTTTTCTTCAAGGATTCTCTTGTTAGAAACTGTGGCCAATACCGCAAAACCTTGAGGGATAAGGTAATTTCTTCCGTATCCTGGTTTTACAGTAACTAGATCATTCTTATAGCCAAGTCCTTTTATGTCTGTTTTTAAGATAACGTCCATTGTAGTTGTCTAAATTTATTAAGTATTGAATAGAACAGGGCCGGATTATTTCAATCCGTCAGTTACATAAGGTAACAAGGCCAAATGTCTGGCTTTTTTAATGGCGTTGGCCACTTTTCTCTGGTATTTCGCAGAGTTTCCTGTAAGTCTTCTAGGAAGGATTTTACCTTGCTCATTTACAAACTTCAATAAGAAGTTAGGGTCTTTGTAATCAATGTACTTGATGCCCATTTTCTTGAATCGGCAGTACTTCTTCTTATTTTGTTCTCTGTTGATTGGTTCGTTCTTAAGTGTCATTTTGCAGCCTCCTCTTTAGTTTCAGTTTTTTTGTTGAATTCACCTTTTCTTCTTCTCTCGGCATAGGCAATAGCATGCTTATCCAATACAGTAGTCAAGAAACGCATTACTTTTTCGTCCCTTCTGATCTCGATTTCAAACTTCTTGATCAAAGTAGGCAAGCTTTTGAATTCTACCATTACGTAGAAACCAGTGCTTTTCTTCTCGATTGGATAGGCCATCTTCTTAAGACCCCAATTTTCAACATTAATAATTTCTGCTCCCTCTTCTTTTAACAAGTTCACGAACTTGTCAACGGTATCCTTCATCTGAACATCAGACAAAACGGGAGTTAAAATGAATACCGTTTCGTAATTTCTTTGGAACATTTTAATTATTGTTTTTAGTAATTATTAAACAGATCGCAAAATTAAAGGTTTATTTTAATTTATCAAAGTCCAATGCGCTAAATTGATGGGTTAATGCATATTTCTGGTTCAATGCCGTTTAGATAAAAGCAGACAGTGACAAAGCTAATGATTGAAAAGATCCTTTCCCCATCTGTCGGGATCAGGGTAGCCTGCCTGCATGACTATCGGGGACATACGTTAACTAAACGGCGTTAATTTCGAGTTAAAGTAAGGAGTTGTCCCTCAAAAAAAATCACCTGCTGACAATAATGCCTGCAGGTGACGTTCAAAATTAAAATATGTCAAACGCAATGCTCGGTTATTTTATTTCAAAGGACTCGTTGCCAATATTGAAACCTTCACTGTATATTTTTACTTCGTAGATTCCTTCTGGATAGTCTGTTTCTTTTTGATAAAGGTAGATGAGGCTCTTTTTCGAATTGTCATATAAGATGGCCTGCTTTGCCGTGTAGAATTCCTCACGGCCATCAATGCTGAATGTGCCAGAGCCTTTAGCAATGTCGAAAATCACTTGGTTGTTTGGGGCGACGACTTGTACGAAAATATCCCTGGATCCTGGCTCCGCGACATTGTTTTCGGTCAAATCGAATGATATTTTTAGCTTTTCTAAATGCCGATTACGAAAAGAACCTTCTCGCTCTTTGCCTCTTGAATTGACTGCTGCTACCGAAATGTTCTCCGCATGAAGCTTCTGGGCAATATTTACCTTTTCTTCCAACTTGTCCTGTTTTAGGTTTAGCTGTACGATGGAATCTTCAATTTCAGCCTTTGAGGTTTTTAGATCTTGGTTTTCTGTAAAAAGCTGTTGGTTTACCTGTTTTAGTTTTTCGATTTCGGTGTCCTTTTCCACAAGCACGCCAGAAAAACCATCTATTTTTTTGTTCAGTTCATTGATTTCAGCAGCACTTCTGTTGCGATCAGTATTTCGCTCAGCTAGTAATTGCTCCTTAAGCACGACTAGTGAGTCTACATTGCCGCCCAGCTTTTTGATTTCGTTGATTCGCAGGTCCAATTGATAGGCCATGCTGTCAATACGGAGGTTGAGATCATTATTTTCTTCCGATAAAATGAGGATTTCTTCCGTCTTTTGTGATTTATCTACACTGTCAAAGTACAGTTTTATGCCACTGAAAATAACCAAGAGAAGTAAAACAATGATCAGGATGTTTTTCCCCTTTCCATTTCTTGATGATTTTTCTTCAGGTATATTAGTGCTCATATGTATTGTGTATTAGTCGGTTAGTGCAAACAAAATTCAATTATGTATCCTTCACTTGACGAAAACTATTGGCTTAGCAGGTACCAGCAAAATCAAATTGGCTGGGATGCCGGTGAAGTAACCATTCCCCTAAAGCAATATTTAGACCAATTTCACGATTATGGAGTAGAGATTTTGATTCCGGGTGCAGGAAATGCGCATGAAGCAGCGTATGCTTTCCAAAAAGGCTTTCAGCATGTCCATGTCTTGGATATCGCCGACGAACCGCTCAATAGATTCCAACATCGATATCCGCAGTTTCCAACGGCCCATTTGCACCATGAAAACTTTTTTGATCACCGGGGTCAATATGACCTTATTTTGGAGCAAACGTTCTTTTGTGCTTTATGTCCAAATCTACGAAATGATTACGTCAAAAAAATGGCGCAGCTCTTAAAGCCTGATGGAATGCTGGTAGGGCTACTTTTTGATGTGCAGTTTGGACGGAATGAGCCTCCTTTTGGAGGTACCAAAGAAGAATATGTTAATGTGTTTTCGAATGCACTTGAAATTCTGAAATTGGAGCCATGCTACAATTCCATTGGTCCACGAAGAGGTAAGGAGCTTTTTTTGATGGCCAAAAGACCGTCAGGTCATCAGTAGTGCAAGATGTGGTGTTGTTTTATTATTCCGGGAGTAAAAAACAGAATGCCACATTCATAGAAGTCCATGCTCATGGTAACGGCCGAGTGTGTTTTGAGCTCCTTCCAGGCTTTTTCCATTTCCTTGGAGCGATGAATGTCACCCACAGCCACGATGCTGTCTTTTTTCAGAAAAGGAAGTAATGTTTCCCAGAATTGTATGGTCGCCGGGTAATTATGATGGGCATCGATCAATACAAAATCCACTGAGGAGATTCCTTGGAGAAAGACAGGCAAGGTTTCCTGTATCCTGCCTGCTATCAAGTGGATGTTGGTGTATCCTGAAAAAGTGGTCTTGGCGACTTGCGCCAATTCCTCAGCACCTTCAAAGGTATTGACCTCTCCTTTGGTGGATTGAGCTAGGTAAGATGTGGTAAGGCCCACGCATGTGCCTAATTCTACCACCACCCGAGCTTGAGTAAGTGAACAAAAGTACTGATAAAGCAATGAGAATTTTGGCTTGCTGGAGCTGTGTCTGGTGATGGACGAAATTTTTCTGACGGGATTTTTTATATACAGCGATCCAGTACCATGGTCCTGAATGGTTATTTTGGTAAGAGTGGAGAGAAGTTTTTTTCGCTTGGATTCCAGTGTGGGTGATCTTTGGGTTTTAGCAAATTCCTTGAGTCCTTCGTAAACTTGATAGGCAAAAGGCGCTTGCAGCGAGTGGCGGTCTACTTTCGATAGAAAATAGCGGATGTAAGCAAAAAAAGGATAGATTTGATCAAACACTAGTTGTGGAAGATGTCTGCGATGAGTTGAAATTCAGGGATGGTTACGATGATGGTTTTACCATCTTGGATACGCTCCATATAATAATTGCCTTTCATTTTGCCTTTGCCAGAGTTTAGGTTACATCCCGAAACATACTGGTGGGCATAGCCTGGTTCTAAGATGGGTTGTTGGCCCACGACGCCGTCCCCTTCGATGATCCGTGACTTTTGGCCTGCATCAGAAACCTCCCACCGTCTTCGCAAGAGCTGAATGGTGCTGGGGCTATTATTTTCGATGGTGACTTTATAAGTGAAGACATAGTGATGCTGATGCGGACTGGAGTACTCCGATTGGTAAGTCGCCTCTACACTTACTTTGATGCCTTCTGTAATAGCAGTTACCATTATATTTTTTCTAAAGGGATTTTTGTTCGAAATTAAGGGTTTATTGTGAATTCTCAAGAGAAATAGTCTAAATGAACGTTAAAATAGCTTCTTCCTGGAAAGAGAAATTATCTGAAGAGCTTGAAAAGCCCTATTTTGAATCTTTGGCGGCATTTGTGAAAAATGAATACCGGCAAAAACAGGTGTATCCTGGAGGGGGTGAAATCTTCAATGCATTTGACAAATGCCCTTTTGACAAAGTGAAGGTGGTCATACTGGGGCAAGATCCTTATCACGGCCCTGGACAGGCCCATGGCCTTTCCTTTTCTGTCCGCGAAGGGGTGCCGTTTCCACCTTCTTTGCTGAATATTTTCAAGGAATTAAAGCAGGACCTGAATATCGATATTCCTTCCCATGGGAATTTGGAGCGGTGGGCAGCGCAAGGAGTGCTGTTGCTCAATGCCACCCTTACCGTGGAAGCCCATAAGGCAGGATCACATCAAAAGAAAGGATGGGAGGAATTTACCGATGCGGTGATCCAAAAGCTGGATGAAGAAAGGGAAGGATTGGTGTTTTTGCTTTGGGGTGCGTATGCACGTAAAAAGGCCGCTTTTATTTCTGACGAAAATCATCTCAAGCTACACGCTCCCCATCCAAGCCCCCTTTCTGCACATAGAGGGTTTCTAGGTTGCGGGCATTTTAGCAAAGCCAATGATTACTTGAGGCAGAGAGGGCAGGAGGAGATCAAGTGGTGAAAGAGAGGTGAGGTTTTGGAGGTGGTTATTGGTTACCAGATGCTATATACTACATATCAAAAAAGGCGGTGAAGCTATCATTGCTTCCCGCCTTTTTTAAATCGCTCTAGTTTACCTGAATGTCTAATGAATGCCCTTAAAGAACCTATCCCAGCGGATCTTACTGAACATGCTTTTGTGTTTATCGAGGGACAGCCATAGGAACCAGGCCTTGCCCACGATATGGTCTTCAGGGACAAATCCCCAAAACCTGGAGTCAAGGGAGTCGTGCCTGTTATCACCCATCATAAAATAGTAGTTTTGTTTGAAGGTGTAAGTGTCTTGCTTTTTACCGTCAATGAAGAGCTGGTTAGCTTCTATTTGAAGATTTTCGATACCTTCATAGTGGCGGATGGTAAAGGCATATCGACGAACATTGTCTTCAGTCAAGTCGATCGTCCAACCTTCTGCGGGAACGGTAAGTGGTCCAAAGTTATCCCTGTTCCAGCCGTAATAAGCGCCATCAGGGTGGATTTCAGGATCACCGTTTCCTTCTTCATAAACCCTGATTTTTATTTCCTTGATGACTGGTGATTCTGCCAGTTTTTTGGCGATGGCAGGTGTGGTAAATACCACATATAAGCCGTTATAGGGGTGGAATGAGTCCTGATTGATGTCAAATTTTTCAAAAAACTCAGCGTTCAGCATCCTGTTAGGGACCACATCATAGGAGAACTGCATTTCTTCAGGGTTTTCTGCAGGAGAACCATTAACGATGAGCTGCGCGTCCTGGATTTCGATGACATCACCAGGGGTGCCTACTGACCGTTTGATATAGTTGGTTTTTAGATCCACGGGATATTCGAATTCATCCGGGTAGTTAAAAACCACTACGTCGTTTCTTTCCACACTGCTAAAACCAGGTAGCCTGTAATAAGGCAGCTGGACCGCATCAGAGTAAGAAGGAATATCAGTTCCCCAAATCTTTTGATGGGTAAGTGGTACCTGTAGCAGTGTTTGCGGTGTTCTGGTGCCGTAATGCATTTTGCTCACGAAGAGAAAGTCACCTACAAGCAGGGACTTTTCCATGGAAGCAGTAGGGATGGTAAACGGTTCTAAAAATAACCATCGAATCAAGCTGGCAGCAATGACTGCGAAAACCAACGCGTCCAGCCACTCCCGGACTGGTCCTTTTTTCTTTTTTTCTGAACTCATGTTTTTAGCAATGGTTTATTAAAAGGTAAGGTAGTCATCCATGGATAACACACCTTTTTTATCTTTGATCCACTCAGCTACCAAAACTGCGCCAAGCGCGAAACCCTTTCTACTGTGGGCCGTGTGCTTGATCTCAATATCGTCGATTTCTGATCGGTAGGTGACAATATGCGTCCCTGGAGCAGGGTCGATTCTTTTGGCGGTGATGGCAAGGCTACGTTCGTTATCGGACACATCTTTGTCCAGATCCCAACGCTTTACCCTGTCCACTCTGTCGATGATCGATTCGGCCAAAGTGATGGCCGTACCACTAGGAGCATCCTTTTTCTCAGTGTGGTGAATCTCTTCCATCCTGACGCTGTAGTCTGGCTGCTCATTCATGATTTTGGCAAGGAAACTGTTCACTTTGAAAAGGATGTTTACCCCGATGCTGTAATTTGAAGCATAAAAAAACGCCCCGCCGTTGGAGAGGGTAAGTCGTTCGATTTCTGGTTTTTTGTCAAGCCATCCTGTGGTGCCGCAGACCACAGGGATATTATGCTTGATCGCCCATGAAAGGTTCTTTACCGCCGCATCTGGCTGACTGAATTCGATAGCTGCATC from Echinicola soli encodes the following:
- a CDS encoding thioredoxin domain-containing protein: MSQKANQLIYSQSPYLLQHAYNPVQWYPWGPEPLDKAKQENKPIIVSIGYSACHWCHVMEHESFEDEATAAIMNEHFVCIKIDREERPDLDNIYMDAVQSMGLQGGWPLNVFLMPNQKPFYGGTYFPNANWKGLLQNIAEAYEKHFDELAKSAEGFGNSIKLKEREKYRLSDDSSKLTSEDLTHMAQKIASQMDSQWGGFNRSPKFPMPAVWDFVLRYATLKGDAALKDNVLFTLSKMGMGGIYDHLRGGFSRYSVDGEWFAPHFEKMLYDNGQLLSLYAKAFQLTGEALYKEKINETIQWLQTEMHQEEGGFYAALDADSEGEEGKFYTWTYDELESILDDDDAWFYDCYNITVKGNWEKGLNILFQTSPYAEIAQKYGFSMDQLSKKIRQTKERLLKIRNLRTPPGLDDKVISGWNGLTLAGLAQAYWATTNPLAKSLAIKNGAFIAEHMLQGNQLYRSYKGGKAYTPAFLEDYAAVIQGFIHLYPLTGDSHWLHKAKSLTEFVLEHFYDEEDGLFYFNNPDSETLIANKKEIFDNVIPSSNALMANNLHQLGRYYHEDHYLKLAQQLLGLMRTLLLSDPAFLSQWANLYLSEFLGTPEVAIVGRGAKSLALEIQQATPALKVIAVSETKTKDVPLLADKVADQNGNALIYVCFDKTCLRPVATVAEAIDQFPKLN
- a CDS encoding GSCFA domain-containing protein; its protein translation is MQLQTNFDIPFHPCPIDHSSSVMTIGSCFSTVIGQKLKERKFKVLDNPFGTLFNPLSLLQLIDIALGEPNFPEALFLEHDARHLHYSCHSSISGNTKDELKSFLEAQCRVTKEMLSTASLLVITFGTANVYEHRSSGMIVSNCHKQPAKEFKKKTLSVDEIKKAFSRTHHRLKEMNPDLNIVLTVSPVRHTKDGIPENQLSKSILRVACDELVNVHENLCYFPSYEIMMDELRDYRFYKDDLIHPSTQAEVYIWEKFSHSYLSPAARKQAENIMDIKKALAHRPFNPSSAAHQKFLQNLLRKMEQMPAEFDFTKEIKQVNDQLLSF
- the rplI gene encoding 50S ribosomal protein L9; amino-acid sequence: MDVILKTDIKGLGYKNDLVTVKPGYGRNYLIPQGFAVLATVSNKRILEENIKQAAHKAEKIKTAAEELAAKIEGIKLEIKAKIGDSGKIFGKVTTLQISDSLAEKGVEVDRKKIAISTPVTGAGEYVAEVDLHREVKTEVKFEVVAE
- the rpsR gene encoding 30S ribosomal protein S18 encodes the protein MTLKNEPINREQNKKKYCRFKKMGIKYIDYKDPNFLLKFVNEQGKILPRRLTGNSAKYQRKVANAIKKARHLALLPYVTDGLK
- the rpsF gene encoding 30S ribosomal protein S6; its protein translation is MFQRNYETVFILTPVLSDVQMKDTVDKFVNLLKEEGAEIINVENWGLKKMAYPIEKKSTGFYVMVEFKSLPTLIKKFEIEIRRDEKVMRFLTTVLDKHAIAYAERRRKGEFNKKTETKEEAAK
- a CDS encoding coiled-coil domain-containing protein produces the protein MSTNIPEEKSSRNGKGKNILIIVLLLLVIFSGIKLYFDSVDKSQKTEEILILSEENNDLNLRIDSMAYQLDLRINEIKKLGGNVDSLVVLKEQLLAERNTDRNRSAAEINELNKKIDGFSGVLVEKDTEIEKLKQVNQQLFTENQDLKTSKAEIEDSIVQLNLKQDKLEEKVNIAQKLHAENISVAAVNSRGKEREGSFRNRHLEKLKISFDLTENNVAEPGSRDIFVQVVAPNNQVIFDIAKGSGTFSIDGREEFYTAKQAILYDNSKKSLIYLYQKETDYPEGIYEVKIYSEGFNIGNESFEIK
- a CDS encoding methyltransferase, producing the protein MYPSLDENYWLSRYQQNQIGWDAGEVTIPLKQYLDQFHDYGVEILIPGAGNAHEAAYAFQKGFQHVHVLDIADEPLNRFQHRYPQFPTAHLHHENFFDHRGQYDLILEQTFFCALCPNLRNDYVKKMAQLLKPDGMLVGLLFDVQFGRNEPPFGGTKEEYVNVFSNALEILKLEPCYNSIGPRRGKELFLMAKRPSGHQ
- a CDS encoding O-methyltransferase: MFDQIYPFFAYIRYFLSKVDRHSLQAPFAYQVYEGLKEFAKTQRSPTLESKRKKLLSTLTKITIQDHGTGSLYIKNPVRKISSITRHSSSKPKFSLLYQYFCSLTQARVVVELGTCVGLTTSYLAQSTKGEVNTFEGAEELAQVAKTTFSGYTNIHLIAGRIQETLPVFLQGISSVDFVLIDAHHNYPATIQFWETLLPFLKKDSIVAVGDIHRSKEMEKAWKELKTHSAVTMSMDFYECGILFFTPGIIKQHHILHY
- the apaG gene encoding Co2+/Mg2+ efflux protein ApaG; this translates as MVTAITEGIKVSVEATYQSEYSSPHQHHYVFTYKVTIENNSPSTIQLLRRRWEVSDAGQKSRIIEGDGVVGQQPILEPGYAHQYVSGCNLNSGKGKMKGNYYMERIQDGKTIIVTIPEFQLIADIFHN
- the ung gene encoding uracil-DNA glycosylase, translating into MNVKIASSWKEKLSEELEKPYFESLAAFVKNEYRQKQVYPGGGEIFNAFDKCPFDKVKVVILGQDPYHGPGQAHGLSFSVREGVPFPPSLLNIFKELKQDLNIDIPSHGNLERWAAQGVLLLNATLTVEAHKAGSHQKKGWEEFTDAVIQKLDEEREGLVFLLWGAYARKKAAFISDENHLKLHAPHPSPLSAHRGFLGCGHFSKANDYLRQRGQEEIKW
- the lepB gene encoding signal peptidase I, with the translated sequence MSSEKKKKGPVREWLDALVFAVIAASLIRWLFLEPFTIPTASMEKSLLVGDFLFVSKMHYGTRTPQTLLQVPLTHQKIWGTDIPSYSDAVQLPYYRLPGFSSVERNDVVVFNYPDEFEYPVDLKTNYIKRSVGTPGDVIEIQDAQLIVNGSPAENPEEMQFSYDVVPNRMLNAEFFEKFDINQDSFHPYNGLYVVFTTPAIAKKLAESPVIKEIKIRVYEEGNGDPEIHPDGAYYGWNRDNFGPLTVPAEGWTIDLTEDNVRRYAFTIRHYEGIENLQIEANQLFIDGKKQDTYTFKQNYYFMMGDNRHDSLDSRFWGFVPEDHIVGKAWFLWLSLDKHKSMFSKIRWDRFFKGIH
- the dapB gene encoding 4-hydroxy-tetrahydrodipicolinate reductase, producing the protein MNILILGYGKMGKIISQIAEERGHTIAAKIDESNVQELEALDASKVDAAIEFSQPDAAVKNLSWAIKHNIPVVCGTTGWLDKKPEIERLTLSNGGAFFYASNYSIGVNILFKVNSFLAKIMNEQPDYSVRMEEIHHTEKKDAPSGTAITLAESIIDRVDRVKRWDLDKDVSDNERSLAITAKRIDPAPGTHIVTYRSEIDDIEIKHTAHSRKGFALGAVLVAEWIKDKKGVLSMDDYLTF